CCCCTGAGCCGATATTTCATACCACAAGAATGTGGCGCTCCATGGTTGGTGAGCATGCTCGGTTCGTCCGAGAAGCCTTAAAACTATGACGACACATTCACCTTGAACCAAGGGTTCAAGGGTTACAGCCTGCGGCGGCATCTCGGAGATTCCCTCACCTTTCTACCCAGCGACTACCATGACGCAACTTCCTGAAGTTACCTCTTCCCGTCAGCACATTCGTCAGTTTATCCGTCAGCAGCGCAGAGCCTTAACGCCTGAACAACAAGCCCATTTCGCGCAACAAGCCGCGGCCCGCATGATGGCGTATCCGCCCGTGGTGATGGCGCACACGGTGGCCCTGTTTCTCTCCTTTGACGGCGAACTGGATACCCAACCACTGATCGATGAACTCTGGCGCACCGGGAAAAAGGTCTATCTGCCGGTACTCCACCCTTTCAGCCCGGGTAATCTGCTGTTTCTTCACTACCATCCGCACAGCGAACTGGTGGTAAATCGTCTCAAAATCACCGAACCGAAACTGGACGTGCGCGACGTATTGCCGCTGGATCGGCTCGACGTGCTGGTGACGCCGCTAGTGGCGTTTGATGAAAGCGGTCAGCGCTTAGGGATGGGCGGAGGTTTTTACGATCGTACCCTGCAGAACTGGCAGCAGTACGGCTTACAGCCCGTGGGCTATGCCCATGATTGTCAGGGCGTTGAAAAGTTACCGGTGGAGAAATGGGATATCCCGCTGCCTGCGGTGGTGACACCGTCGAAATTGTGGCTGTGGTGAAATAAAAAGCCGGGTGGCGGCTTCGCCTTACCCGGCCTACAGGGTACATTCGGATTTTGTAGGTCGGGTAAGCGAAGCGCCACCCGACAAAACAAACCGCAGATTAGTAAAGCAGACGCGCGCGAATGGTGCCCGGAATGGCTTTCATCCCCTGCAGCGCTTTCTCTGCAACGTCCTCATCCGCTTCGATATCGATAACCACATAGCCCATCTGCGCGTTAGTTTGCAGGTACTGTGCGGCAATGTTGACGCCCTGCTCGGCGAAGATCTGGTTAATGGCGGTCAGCACGCCCGGACGGTTTTCGTGGATGTGCAGCAGACGACGCCCACCGTGCAGCGGCAGCGATACTTCCGGGAAGTTGACCGCAGACAGCGTTGAACCGTTGTCGGAGTATTTGCTCAGCTTACCGGCCACTTCCAGACCGATATTCTCCTGCGCTTCCTGAGTAGAGCCACCGATGTGTGGCGTCAGGATCACGTTGTCAAACTCACACAGCGGCGAGGTGAACGGATCGCTGTTGGTCGCAGGCTCGGTCGGGAAGACGTCGATAGCCGCGCCCGCCAGGTGTTTGCGTTTAAGCGCGTCACACAGGGCCGGGATATCCACCACCGTACCGCGCGCGGCGTTGATCAGCAGTGAGCCCGGCTTCATCAGTGCCAGCTCTTCCGCACCCATCATGTTTTTGGTGGAGGCGTTTTCCGGCACGTGCAGGCTCACCACGTCGCTCATATTCAGCAGGTCGGAGAGATGCTGAACCTGAGTGGCGTTACCCAGCGGCAGTTTGCTTTCGATGTCGTAGAAGAAGACGTGCATTCCCAGCGATTCTGCCAGAATACCCAACTGCGTACCGATGTGGCCGTAACCGATGATCCCCAGCTTTTTACCACGCGCTTCGAAAGAGCCGGAGGCCAGCTTATTCCAGATGCCGCGGTGGGCTTTGGCGTTGGCTTCAGGGATGCCGCGCAGCAGCAGCAGAAGTTCGCCGATGACCAGCTCCGCCACGGAACGAGTGTTGGAGAATGGCGCGTTAAAGACCGGAATACCGCGCTTCGCAGCCGCATTAAGGTCAACCTGGTTGGTGCCGATGCAGAAGCAGCCGATCGCCACCAGTTTTTCTGCCGCCGCAATAACGTCTTCTGTCAGATGGGTACGGGAGCGCAGGCCGATGAAATGGGCATCACGGATCGACTCTTTCAGCTGTTCGGTATCCAGCGCACCTTTGTGAAATTCGATGTTGGTGTAACCCGCCGCACGAAGGCTATCCAGTGCTTTCTGATGCACCCCTTCGACCAGCAGAAATTTAATCTTGTCTTTCTCCAGTGATACCTTTGCCATTTCCCCGACCCTGTCTGATTGTCTGAACTGTTGTTGTGCTGGATTTGAATCCGCTCCAGCCAACATATCAAAAAAAACTATTGCAGCAATATGAACGTTTGCGTCGGCACTCTGAAGAAATGTCATACAGCGTCAATTGGCAGTGAAAAATGCTGCGGAGAAATGAGAAAGCGGCAGGATCGTCAGTAGAGGGTTAGAAATGTGACACAAGTCACCGAATATCGCTTTTGCAAAAAAAGTTAGCGGGGGGAGGTTCCCCCCGTCAGATCATTTCACGATGGTTTTGACGCCATCGGCGGTGCCAATCAGCGCGACATCCGCGCCACGGTTGGCAAATAACCCTACGGTTACCACGCCCGGCAGGCCATTGATGGCGTTTTCCAGCGCGACGGCGTCGAGGATCTCCAGACCGTGCACGTCCAGGATCACGTTCCCGTTGTCCGTCACCACGCCCTGACGGTATTCCGGGCGTCCGCCCAGCTT
This DNA window, taken from Leclercia adecarboxylata, encodes the following:
- a CDS encoding 5-formyltetrahydrofolate cyclo-ligase, with protein sequence MTQLPEVTSSRQHIRQFIRQQRRALTPEQQAHFAQQAAARMMAYPPVVMAHTVALFLSFDGELDTQPLIDELWRTGKKVYLPVLHPFSPGNLLFLHYHPHSELVVNRLKITEPKLDVRDVLPLDRLDVLVTPLVAFDESGQRLGMGGGFYDRTLQNWQQYGLQPVGYAHDCQGVEKLPVEKWDIPLPAVVTPSKLWLW
- the serA gene encoding phosphoglycerate dehydrogenase, with the translated sequence MAKVSLEKDKIKFLLVEGVHQKALDSLRAAGYTNIEFHKGALDTEQLKESIRDAHFIGLRSRTHLTEDVIAAAEKLVAIGCFCIGTNQVDLNAAAKRGIPVFNAPFSNTRSVAELVIGELLLLLRGIPEANAKAHRGIWNKLASGSFEARGKKLGIIGYGHIGTQLGILAESLGMHVFFYDIESKLPLGNATQVQHLSDLLNMSDVVSLHVPENASTKNMMGAEELALMKPGSLLINAARGTVVDIPALCDALKRKHLAGAAIDVFPTEPATNSDPFTSPLCEFDNVILTPHIGGSTQEAQENIGLEVAGKLSKYSDNGSTLSAVNFPEVSLPLHGGRRLLHIHENRPGVLTAINQIFAEQGVNIAAQYLQTNAQMGYVVIDIEADEDVAEKALQGMKAIPGTIRARLLY